The window ATGGTTCTCGCCTAAAATACGAAAAAGTTGCGTGATTTTCCCTTTTCCCCGTCAGAGGGAGCAACAGCATCCAGACCCCAAAAAGTTTTCATTCGAAAACATCCTTATTAAGATTAAGATCAAGACCAGGATCAGGATGAAGATGAAGATGACCTTTCTCGTCACTCGGGGATGACAGCCGTTCACCAGTCACGAGTCACGGCAGTTGCGGGAGGGGGTCGAATCCTGATCGCTGATCACTGATCTTTGATCCGCCTTTTGTAAGATTAGCTTATATTCGAAAATATCGTTATTAGGGTTAAGATTAGGATTAAGATGAAGATTCGGGGATGACAACATGAATGTCATTCCCGCGCTTTTAGGCCGCCGCTACCGCGGGGTTCCAACCGTTCACCAGTTACGAGTCGCGGTTGTTGCTGATTTTTCGGAGGTAACTTGATTTAGGCAATTTCCTCCGTGCTTGGCCTGAACTGAAGGGCTTCGGCGATGTGCTCCTCCAGCACGTCGGCGCTTTCCGCGAGATCGGCTATGGTGCGAGCGATCTTGAGGGTTCTATGAGTGGCCCTCGCGGATAGATTATGACGGGCGGCTGCGGAGGCTAGCAATTTTTTGGCTCCGCTTCCCGGATTGACGTGGGTTTTTAATTCGCGTCCTGTGAGATGCGAATTGTATTTTTCCGATCTACCATATCTTTCAGACTGTATCTTCCGCGCCCTCATGATTCGTTCGAGCACTTCGCAGGAGTGCTCTTCCTGAACGTGCTCCATGAGCGCTTCGTGAGGAGGAGGGCCTACTTCGATGTGCAGATCGATCCGGTCGAGCAGCGGACCGGAAAGCTTGGCGCGATATCTGCGGATGTCGCCTATCGAACAGGTGCATGGGCGCGAAGGGTGTGTGAAAAATCCGCATTTGCAGGGGTTGTAAGCGCATACCATCATGAACTTCGCAGGATAGACGATCATCGTCTGCGATCTGGTGATTCGCACTATGCCGGATTCCATCGGCTGTCTCAAAACCTCCAGAACGTCGCGCCTGAACTCCGCCATCTCGTCTAAAAAGAGAACTCCGCGGTGAGCGAGGGATATCTCCCCCAGCCTTGCAGTTCCTCCCGACCCTCCCCCTATCAGACCTGCGTATGAGGCCGAGTGATGAGGCGCTCGGAACGGACGCTTTGTCGGGAGCTTCTGCCCCGGGGCGATCAGCCCGTGACAGCTTCGAATTTTCATCACCTCGAGCGCCT is drawn from Myxococcales bacterium and contains these coding sequences:
- a CDS encoding YifB family Mg chelatase-like AAA ATPase, whose amino-acid sequence is MLAHTFSAALDGIEAVAIKIEVEILMRGLPGWNMVGLPETAVKEARDRVSSAIRNSGFMTPNRKTLVNLSPGNIKKAGTHYDLPIAVALLCATENASAAMASKFIMAGELSLYGRIMPVAGIFMMALEARRLGLKGVIVPRENAWEAKLAMPGEVIPVEKLSDVISFLNGELSPQFPEHRREAHPEAETLDISDVKGQPFAKRGLEIAAAGGHNIAMKGPPGTGKTMLAERLPSILPPLTEFEALEVMKIRSCHGLIAPGQKLPTKRPFRAPHHSASYAGLIGGGSGGTARLGEISLAHRGVLFLDEMAEFRRDVLEVLRQPMESGIVRITRSQTMIVYPAKFMMVCAYNPCKCGFFTHPSRPCTCSIGDIRRYRAKLSGPLLDRIDLHIEVGPPPHEALMEHVQEEHSCEVLERIMRARKIQSERYGRSEKYNSHLTGRELKTHVNPGSGAKKLLASAAARHNLSARATHRTLKIARTIADLAESADVLEEHIAEALQFRPSTEEIA